One Thermodesulfobium sp. 4217-1 genomic window, AAAAGTAATTTACACCTAGAAATAATTATTATTACATTATATTTTGCTTTCAAGGGGGCAAGTAGATGAAAAAGTTCTTTAAATTTTTTTTAGATCTATCTTTAAGAAAGAAATTAGGGTTTTCTGTTTTTGTAAGTTTTCTTGTTTTTGGCCTATTTCTGTCGGGTGGGGGCCTATTGCAACTGAGTAATGCTTTTAATATCTCTGCAAACTACGACGTAAAGACACTTTACGATGGAGCAAATCTATTACTTGAGAGCGACATATCAACCGCAAAACAAATGGCTATAGTGGTTTCAAAGGAACCAGACGTAGTCTCTGCAATAAAGTCAAACAATATGGCACAACTTCAAACTATTCTAACTAGTTATGTGAAGGATCACCCAGGATTTTTTATTACCGTTGTAAATCCTCAGGAACAGGTATTAATGAGGGGGCACGATCCTGCAAAAAGGCTCGATACCATAAAAGAAGCGGTTGAGGTGAACAAGGCCCTTAAGGGCGAGGTGGTCTCGGGCATTTCGAAAGGCAATGTAACTGGGTTGTCTATTAGAGCAGGCGCACCCATAAAGGACGATACTGGCAAGATCATCGGTGCGGTTTCTACTGGCATGATGATATCTGGTTCTAATGCTATTGTGGATCAGATTAAAGAAAAGATGGGCGCAGAAGCGACATTTTTTGACAGCGATACGCGGGTTAGCACCACTCTCACAAAACAAGACGGCTCACGTGCCATCGGAACCAAGAAGGACAACTCCAAGATTTTGGATTCAGTCCTAAAGGAAGGAAAGCCTCTACAAATTAAAAACTCTCTATTTGGCAAGCCTTATTACTCATACTATGCTCCGTTGAAGGATATAGATGGCAAGGTTATAGGGATGCTCTTTGTTGCAAAGAGCGCAGGGTTCTATGATTCTGGGCTTTTTAATTTTACTTTAATTCAATTCGGTCTTAATTTGCTTGCAATTATTATAGGCATAGCGCTTCTTATGTTCGCATTGGAGATATTCTTGATGAAGCCAATATACAAAACTGTCGACGGAATAGAGAGAATAGCAAGAGGAGATATCAGCACCAAGATGCAGCGAGTATACGAAGACGAGATGGGCACTATCGCAAAATCTATTGAAAGAATGAGGCAAAGTCTGGTAAGCATAATTTCTAATATTAACTCTTCTTCAGACGAAATTTTAAATATTTCAGACCAACTCTTAAAGGTATCAGATTCAGTATCGTGTGCGGCACAGGAGGCGTCGAAAACTTCTGAGGGCACTGCAAAGGGCGTGGAAGCTCTTTCCAATATTGCACAAAAATTGACAAATAGCGCTCAGGTGCTTATAGGAGGCATTACTGCAATTGCAAAGGGAGCAGAGGAACAGGCGACAAACGCGTCTTCGATTGCCGAAAGCGTAGCCAATATTGCAAAGAATACCGACACTCTTCAAAAGGCTACATTAGGGGTTAATACTCTTGCGGCAAACGTAGATAAAAAAGCAAAAAATGGTCATGAAGTACTTGGCAAGAGAGAAGAGCTTGCAGAGAGAATTGCACACGCAGTTGATGATTTGTCCAAAAATATTGGCATTCTCGATCAAAGATCTGATGACATAGGAAAGATTGTCGATTTTATTTCAAATATAGCCGATCAGACAAATCTATTAGCCTTAAATGCAGCCATTGAAGCAGCAAGGGCGGGAGATGCGGGAAGAGGCTTTGCAGTTGTAGCTGATGAAGTCAGAAAGCTCGCTGAAGAATCACAAAAAGCAGCAAACGAAATAGCTCTCTTGATCAACGAAACAAGGAGAGAGACCAAGGCTGCATCGGCGTCAATGGCCGAGGCACTATCTGAAGTAGATGGCGGAAGGGCTCTGTCATCTGAAGTTAAGGGATCTTTTGATATGATTACTGTTAATATCGCAGGCTTGTTAAAGCAGATAACAAGGGCAAGGGATAGCGTAAATGAAGTTACGAGCGGTATAAAAAATATTGAGGCAAATGTTAGCAACCTTGCTGCTCTATCAGAAGAATATTCAGCTAGCGCAAACGAGATGAACGATGCTGCACTAGAAGTTCAGAAAGAAGTTGAAAATGTAGCCGCAATATCAGAAGAGAGCGCTGCCTCTACAGAAGAGATTTGTGCAACCACACAAGAGCAGACAGGAATGATGGATCAACTCAAGGGTATTTCTCAATCTCTAAAGGAGAAGATAGAAGGCCTTGATAAAGAAGTTGATAAGTTTAAAGTTTAAATAGCATTGCGTTAAAGTTAAAAAACTTAGAAAGGACTTCTTTAAGAAGTCCTTTCTAAGTTTAGAAGATATGATTTGATTTGGCTAAATTCATTATCCTGACCGAAAAAACCACCCTGGCCTTTTGTGGAAATAATTCTATGACATGGAACAATTATTGGCAGGACATTTTTACTGCAAGCGTTGCCGACTGCTCTTGTTGCAAGAGGTTTGTCAATTTCTTTTGCTATATCAGAATACCTTTTAACTTCTGAATACCCAATGCCCAATATTTTTTCCCAGACGATTTTTTGAAATTCCGTACCTAAAAGCTCATAATGAATGTCGAATTTTTTTCTTTTGCCATCTATGTACTCAGTTAACTGCATTACTTCATCTTTTAAGATAAGATCGTTTCTCTTTGGATTATTTTTTTCATAAAAAGACAAAAAACTATCATCATTTAGAAAAATTCTTTTAACAAATTCGTTTTCCTTCACTATATAAATATTTGAATATCTGTAAGACAAAGAAGAAAAATAACTCATTTAAGTAACTTTAATAAATATATTTCAAAGCCAGTTTTTCCATTTGATTTTATTCTTGCTATAAATGGAACAGCGCTGTCAGTTTTATACATAAAGCTTGTTCCCGAGATAAAAGCTGCACCAGTGTTGTCCTCTATTACTGTGTCTGATTTTGTCACCAGTGTTCCCCAAATATCATTCGTGTTAACTGGTCTTGACCAGCCGAGAAATCTAGCGTTCAATCTTACAAAGCTATTTATAAACTTATCCGGGCTATCGTTTATATCCTTTATCGTGACCAGGGGTATATCGTCTGCTGGTGAGATATAAATATCATACGTAAGAGGTTTTGAGCTTTCTTTGTCTGACTTGACAACTATTTTTGTGTTTGAGACCTTATCTGCAACTGCTTTGAAGTAATAGATTTTGTTACCTGACAAGCTCTCGTCTCTCGTTAGTTCTAGGAGATTTTTGTCATAATCTATAGAAAAATTACTATTATCTCGATCGTTGATGCTAATTTCAAAATATTCGCCCGGCAAAACAAGGTTTGTCTCTCCTTGTTTGAGGAGCAACTCGTTTTGAGATATGTTGCTAAGGTTAAAGTCGGCGTATGAAGTTTTTACAAGCATTAGCAAGGCTAAAATTAAAAAGATAAAGGTGCACTTTTTCATAATCTTTCTCCTTAATATTTAGGTAATTTTAAACTCTTTTGGCGCGGTCTCTTCCCAATTTGTATTGCTATAAATTATAACCTTTAAATCGGTTAATTTCTTTATTTCTTTGTTAAAGCTAAATATTGAGTCATGACCTGGAACAAAATTAATTGCCATCTGTTTTGCTCTTTTCAGCGACTCTCTATAATCGTGAATGTCTCCGAAAACAAGTAGCGTGTCCAATTCGTTGTAGAATTCTTTAATATTTTTGACAGCGTCTCCGCCTATCAAAGTTTTCGTGCTCTCTAAAAGAAATCCCATAGATCCAGGGGTGTGTCCAGGCAGATCTATTGCGACTATGTCATCTAAGACTTTCTCGTTATTTCTTAATATTACGGGATTTCTATTTAAAAGATAACTTATCATAGATTTAGGCACATAGAGATCTGATGCTTTTTCGAAAAAACCGCTTGTAATGTACTTGTATTCTCTTTCTGACATATAAATTTTAGCGTTTTCAAAAAGTTCAATGTTTATTGCGTGGTCAAAATGAAAGTGAGTAAGAAATATTCCCTTTATTTCTGATAAATTGACCCCTAAATTTTTTAGAGAATCTAAGAGCTCTCTTCTATCTCCATAACTGCCAGTATCAAAGAGAAAATAACCATTTGATGTGGACATCAAGACTACATTACACCATCCAAGCCACCCTCTGTTTGATTTTGCAGGGAAACCCTGTAATACAACCTTCAATCTATCCATTCTTACCCCCAATATTTTTGATCTTAATATATTATAGAGGAAATCTTGTCATAACAATATATAATTTTAGGAAACTACTCTAAACAAGAGGTGAAAGATGTTTGACTTTCAAAGATATCCCTATCCTTCAGAAAGGCACGTTTGCTTTGCAAAAAATGGAATGGTTCTTACTACCCAGCCACTTGCATCTCAGGCAGGTTTGTCTATTTTACAAAAAGGAGGCAATGCTGTTGACGCAGCCCTTGCAGCGGCTGCAGCCCTTACAGTGGTTGAACCAACTTCTTGCGGGGTTGGTGGGGACTCTTTCGCGATGATTTGGAAGGATTCCAAACTTCATGCCCTCAATTCAAGCGGGTATGCGCCTTCAAATATAAACCTTGATCTCTTGACTAAAAAAGGATTTAAGAAAATGCCTAGATTTGGATTTGAGTCTATTACTGTTCCTGGCGTAGCATGGGGATGGGGAGAGCTTTCGTCAAAGTTTGGAAGGCTAAGTCTTTCTGATGTATTTGCTCCTGCTATAGATTTAGCTCGCTATGGATATCCTGTATCGCCGATAATTTCTAGGCTATGGGAGAATTTCTACAATGTCATCTCAGAGCAAAAAGGAGATGAGTTTGGTCATTGGTTTGAAAACTTTGCAAAGGATGGGGCACCAAAGCCTGCTTCAATATTTAAAAATACTAATCTTGCCAAAACCTTAGAAGAATTAGCTCTAACTAATTGCAAATCCTTTTATGACGGCCCGCTAGCCGAAAAGATTGTTTCATTCTTTAAAAAACATAAAGGTTATATATCTGAGCGCGACTTAAAGGATTTTAAAGGCGAGTGGGTAGAGCCATTGAAAATTGACTATCACGGATATGATATATGGGAGCTTCCGCCAAACGGTCAAGGAATAGTGGCTCTTATGTCGCTAAACATCTTGAAACGTTTTGATATTTTAAGAGACAGCTCATATTTTCATAGATGTATTGAAGCGCTAAAATTGTCCTTTGAAGACGCTCTATCTTATGTTGGAGATATTAAAGATATGAAGAAAGATGTCTTGGAGCTTCTTAGCGAGGAGTATGGATTTAATAGATCGAAGGTTATATCAGATAGTGCTTTTTTGCCAAAAACTCAAAGTGCATATTGCGGGAATACCGTATATCTGTGTACCGCTGATGGCTATGGAAATATGGTTAGCTACATACAGAGCAACTACATGGGCTTTGGTTCTGGCATAGTAATAGATGATACTTCAATTGCTATGCACAATAGGGGGGCGAATTTCGTCCTTGAAGAGGGCCATCCCAATTGCATTGCCCCGAAGAAAAGGCCATATCATACTATTATTCCTGGTTTTATAACGAAAGATTACAATGCAGTTGGCCCATTCGGCGTAATGGGGGCATTTATGCAGCCACAGGGACACGTTCAGGTCCTTGTAAATATGATCAACTTTTTGGATAATCCTCAGGCTGCACTTGATGCGCCAAGATTTCAGTGGCTTGGCGGCAAGAAGGTGCTTGTTGAAAGTGGGATTGGCCAAAATATAGCTGATGACCTTGTGAAGATGGGACACGACGTAGATGTTACTTCAGATTCAATAAGCTTTGGCAGAGGACAGATTATTGTCAAATTGGACAATGGAGTTTTGGTTGGTGGATCAGAGCCAAGAGCAGATGGATATCCTGCATGCTATTAGAAATAGATAGCGTAAATCAAGTATTATGCGTCGATCCAAATATTTTGGTTAGAGACTTAAATTTAGAACTGTCTAAGGGGGATCTTGTTTTCTTGCCTACTGCCAACCAACTTTATCCGCAGTTGAGGATTGTTGACCTTTTTCATCTAAAATTGCCAAATCCATCTCATCATCTGTATGGCTCTATCTTTAATTTTGCATTAGGTTCAATCTTTGAGACAAAATTTGGTAAGAAAATCGATCTAAATAAAAAAGTGGTAAAGTGTGCGAGCGGCTACGACTTTACAAGGTTTTTGCTAGGTTTTAAAGAGTTAGCTATTCCAACAAATTTAGTGCTCAGACTGCATCCAAAGAGAGAAAACAGGATTTTTAATTTTTTTCTTGAAGAAATTTCTCAATTAACCAATTTGAATTCTATTTTAGAACAATTAAGGGTTCTCACCTTTGCTTTTTATTTAATACACAAGGAAGAATTTTTTGATAAATTCTTTGCAACGATTATAGTTGACAAAGAGGTGGCAGGTGAACTTGAAATTCAGCTAAAGCCCTTAATTGGCAGTAATTCAGGAAATCATGAAGTTTCAGAACTAAATTTTCCAAATGATGAGGGCTTGATTAAAAAGATAAAATTTGATAATAAAGATTTTATAGATAAGACGAAACGTATTAAAAATATTTTAAAAGGCTTAAATATAGACTGCGATGAAATTATTTTTCCACTAATGAGCCTTGTTTGCTTAATTTTTAAGGAATTTAGCGATTTAGAAAAATTCGAAAGGGCATTTCAATCTGAATTTATAAATGATCAAGGTTTTTATTCTAATCTTAACTCTAATGATAAGATTGATAAAATAAAGGCTGATATTCTTAACGCAGTTCAGAAAATTGATTTAAAAGATAATCATATCAAGACTTCACTGCCATATTCTAAGTTTAAAAAAGAACTTGAAAGATCTATAGGCAAAAGAAGGATAACCGATGATTCAGAGGACCTCTATTTGTACTCTTATGACGCAACCTTTAAGAACTCTTTGCCTGAGATGGTAGTTTTTGGCGAATCCACTCAACAAATTTCTCAGGTTTTGAATCTTGCAAGCAAGTATAGGGTTTCTGTTACCTGTAGGGGTGCTGGTACCAATCTTTCTGGCGGCAGCGTGCCCCTAAAAGGGGGGATATCCCTTGTGCTAACTCAAATGAACAAAATTATTAGCCTGGATGTGGATAACAAGTTGGCTGTTGTTGAGCCTGGTGTTGTAACGAAAGAGCTTGCAGACTTCGCCTCTAAAAAGGGTCTTTTTTATCCTCCGGACCCTGCAAGCAGTGCGTGGTGCACTATTGGCGGCAACGTGTCTGAGTGTGCGGGAGGGCCAATGTGTTTTAAATATGGTGTTACTAGAGACTACATTGAATTTCTCGAAGTTGTTTTGTCAGATGGCAGCGTGATAAGTGTCGACGTATTTCAAAATCCAGACCTAATTGATTTGTTTACTGGTTCTGAGGGTACACTTGGAGTGTTTACAAAGGTAGGCTTAAGGCTTATAAGAAATCCAGACACAAGAAATCTCTTTTTGATAAGCTTTAAAGACCTTGAAGATGCTGCAGTTTGTATAAACGATATAGTTAGCCAGGGCATAGTACCCAAGACCTTTGAAATAATGGACAGGACTGCCATAGATATAGTGAAGGAATATGCCTTTTTTGATGTGTCTTCTGATACAAATGCCTTGCTTATCCTTGAGGTTGACGGCATTAAGGAGGAAGTAGAATCAGTTGTTAATACAATTGCCAAATTTTTGAATTCGAAAGGTTTTAACTTTATTTTAGCAAAAGATAATAACGAAATGGACAAAATTTGGATTCTGAGAAGAGCTATATCTCCTGCTTGCGGAAAAATAGCTCCAACAAAGATTTCTGAAGACGCTACCGTACCGCGTTCGAAAATTGCCGATATGATAAAGGGAATAAACTTAATTGCCAAAAAATACTCTTTGAAAGTAATAATCTTTGGTCATGCTGGAGATGGAAATCTTCACCCAAATATACTTACCGATAAGAGAAATGAAGAGGAAATGAAAAGAGTGCAAGATGCTATAAGAGAAATATTTGAATTGGCGATAAATCTTGGGGGTACGCTTTCAGGAGAACACGGAATAGGCTATATGAAGGCCCCCTTTCTAAGGCTTGAGTTTGATGAAGGAGCTATAGAACTCGGAAGGGCTATAAAGGCTGCACTCGATCCCAACAGTTTGCTAAATCCAGATAAGATTTTTGATTAGGCATTAAATTTAGATTGACAAAAATTTAATTTTAAGTAATAATAATAATAATTATTACTTAAAAAATTAGGAGGTAATTTTATGACGTTTCCGCTTTTGGGTGAAAAAATTGAAAATAGAAAAGTAAAAACAACTCAGGGCTTGGTTAATCTACCAGATGATTATTCTGGTAAATGGGTAGTGTTATTTAGCCATCCTGCTGACTTTACGCCAGTGTGTACCACTGAATTCGTTGCTTTTCAAAAAAAGTTAGGTGATTTTAAGGCTTTGAATGCTGAATTAATTGGCTTGTCAATTGATCAGGTATTTTCTCACATTAAATGGATTGAGTGGATTAAAGAAAAACTTGGAGTAAACATTGAATTTCCTGTAATTGCAGATGATATGGGTGAGGTAGCAAAATCTTTTGGAATGATACAGCCTGCAAAAGGGACAAACACAGTTAGGGCAGTGTTTGTAATTGACGATAAATCTATATTAAGGCTTGTATTGTATTATCCACAAGAATTGGGCAGAAATATAGATGAGATACTTAGAGCAGTTAAAGCCTTGCAGGTCTCTGATAAAAATAAGGTTGCAATTCCAGCAAATTGGCCCAATAGTGATTTGGTAGGCTCTGACGTAATAGTTCCACCTCCTTCTGATGTAAAAGGTGCCGCAGAAAGGTCGGGTCAAGTCAATTGTTTTGATTGGTGGTTTTGTCACAAGAGCGTTAAGTAGAATTTATAATTAATAAATTTAATTTAATAATATTTTAGCAGTTACGGAATTATTAATTCTGTGACTGCTAATTTTTTGGGATATTTTTTATTCATAAACTTTCAAATGACATTATTTTATGACATTATTTATGCTAATATAATAGTTTATGCAAAAGAGAATTGATTGGGTCGATAAAGCAAAATTTTATGGAATATTTTGGATAGCTTTTGGGCATACCACCTATTTTTCTCCTGAAGTATTAATTAAATATGCATATTCATTTCATTTGGCTCTTTTTTGGTTTGTAGCAGGCTTTGTGTTTAACCCAAAGCTTAAGATGGGTCCTGGTCATGTCCTTTTAAGAAATATAAGAAGATATATTATTCCCTATTTCTTTTTTGGGATTCTTATTTATATATATTCTATGCTTATCCTGACCTCACATAGACCGATTTTCTTTACGTACTTTACAAATCTCTTAATAGTAAAAGAGAATCAATTTACAACGCCCCTTTGGTTCTTGCCTGCGATATTTTTTGTTTCTACTTTGTATGATTATGTTTTAAGGTGTTCAAAGAAAAAGTATATAATCTTTGTTATCTTTATCTCTTGTATGTGTATTGGGTTACAAATTGACGCTATAAGCTCATCTTTAAAACTTTTTGACAACGCTCAAGTTTTTTGGTTAAGAGCCATTAGAAGC contains:
- a CDS encoding peroxiredoxin; the protein is MTFPLLGEKIENRKVKTTQGLVNLPDDYSGKWVVLFSHPADFTPVCTTEFVAFQKKLGDFKALNAELIGLSIDQVFSHIKWIEWIKEKLGVNIEFPVIADDMGEVAKSFGMIQPAKGTNTVRAVFVIDDKSILRLVLYYPQELGRNIDEILRAVKALQVSDKNKVAIPANWPNSDLVGSDVIVPPPSDVKGAAERSGQVNCFDWWFCHKSVK
- a CDS encoding methylated-DNA--[protein]-cysteine S-methyltransferase; translation: MSYRYSNIYIVKENEFVKRIFLNDDSFLSFYEKNNPKRNDLILKDEVMQLTEYIDGKRKKFDIHYELLGTEFQKIVWEKILGIGYSEVKRYSDIAKEIDKPLATRAVGNACSKNVLPIIVPCHRIISTKGQGGFFGQDNEFSQIKSYLLNLERTS
- a CDS encoding gamma-glutamyltransferase family protein, with the translated sequence MFDFQRYPYPSERHVCFAKNGMVLTTQPLASQAGLSILQKGGNAVDAALAAAAALTVVEPTSCGVGGDSFAMIWKDSKLHALNSSGYAPSNINLDLLTKKGFKKMPRFGFESITVPGVAWGWGELSSKFGRLSLSDVFAPAIDLARYGYPVSPIISRLWENFYNVISEQKGDEFGHWFENFAKDGAPKPASIFKNTNLAKTLEELALTNCKSFYDGPLAEKIVSFFKKHKGYISERDLKDFKGEWVEPLKIDYHGYDIWELPPNGQGIVALMSLNILKRFDILRDSSYFHRCIEALKLSFEDALSYVGDIKDMKKDVLELLSEEYGFNRSKVISDSAFLPKTQSAYCGNTVYLCTADGYGNMVSYIQSNYMGFGSGIVIDDTSIAMHNRGANFVLEEGHPNCIAPKKRPYHTIIPGFITKDYNAVGPFGVMGAFMQPQGHVQVLVNMINFLDNPQAALDAPRFQWLGGKKVLVESGIGQNIADDLVKMGHDVDVTSDSISFGRGQIIVKLDNGVLVGGSEPRADGYPACY
- a CDS encoding methyl-accepting chemotaxis protein, whose translation is MKKFFKFFLDLSLRKKLGFSVFVSFLVFGLFLSGGGLLQLSNAFNISANYDVKTLYDGANLLLESDISTAKQMAIVVSKEPDVVSAIKSNNMAQLQTILTSYVKDHPGFFITVVNPQEQVLMRGHDPAKRLDTIKEAVEVNKALKGEVVSGISKGNVTGLSIRAGAPIKDDTGKIIGAVSTGMMISGSNAIVDQIKEKMGAEATFFDSDTRVSTTLTKQDGSRAIGTKKDNSKILDSVLKEGKPLQIKNSLFGKPYYSYYAPLKDIDGKVIGMLFVAKSAGFYDSGLFNFTLIQFGLNLLAIIIGIALLMFALEIFLMKPIYKTVDGIERIARGDISTKMQRVYEDEMGTIAKSIERMRQSLVSIISNINSSSDEILNISDQLLKVSDSVSCAAQEASKTSEGTAKGVEALSNIAQKLTNSAQVLIGGITAIAKGAEEQATNASSIAESVANIAKNTDTLQKATLGVNTLAANVDKKAKNGHEVLGKREELAERIAHAVDDLSKNIGILDQRSDDIGKIVDFISNIADQTNLLALNAAIEAARAGDAGRGFAVVADEVRKLAEESQKAANEIALLINETRRETKAASASMAEALSEVDGGRALSSEVKGSFDMITVNIAGLLKQITRARDSVNEVTSGIKNIEANVSNLAALSEEYSASANEMNDAALEVQKEVENVAAISEESAASTEEICATTQEQTGMMDQLKGISQSLKEKIEGLDKEVDKFKV
- a CDS encoding MBL fold metallo-hydrolase produces the protein MDRLKVVLQGFPAKSNRGWLGWCNVVLMSTSNGYFLFDTGSYGDRRELLDSLKNLGVNLSEIKGIFLTHFHFDHAINIELFENAKIYMSEREYKYITSGFFEKASDLYVPKSMISYLLNRNPVILRNNEKVLDDIVAIDLPGHTPGSMGFLLESTKTLIGGDAVKNIKEFYNELDTLLVFGDIHDYRESLKRAKQMAINFVPGHDSIFSFNKEIKKLTDLKVIIYSNTNWEETAPKEFKIT
- a CDS encoding FAD-linked oxidase C-terminal domain-containing protein, yielding MLLEIDSVNQVLCVDPNILVRDLNLELSKGDLVFLPTANQLYPQLRIVDLFHLKLPNPSHHLYGSIFNFALGSIFETKFGKKIDLNKKVVKCASGYDFTRFLLGFKELAIPTNLVLRLHPKRENRIFNFFLEEISQLTNLNSILEQLRVLTFAFYLIHKEEFFDKFFATIIVDKEVAGELEIQLKPLIGSNSGNHEVSELNFPNDEGLIKKIKFDNKDFIDKTKRIKNILKGLNIDCDEIIFPLMSLVCLIFKEFSDLEKFERAFQSEFINDQGFYSNLNSNDKIDKIKADILNAVQKIDLKDNHIKTSLPYSKFKKELERSIGKRRITDDSEDLYLYSYDATFKNSLPEMVVFGESTQQISQVLNLASKYRVSVTCRGAGTNLSGGSVPLKGGISLVLTQMNKIISLDVDNKLAVVEPGVVTKELADFASKKGLFYPPDPASSAWCTIGGNVSECAGGPMCFKYGVTRDYIEFLEVVLSDGSVISVDVFQNPDLIDLFTGSEGTLGVFTKVGLRLIRNPDTRNLFLISFKDLEDAAVCINDIVSQGIVPKTFEIMDRTAIDIVKEYAFFDVSSDTNALLILEVDGIKEEVESVVNTIAKFLNSKGFNFILAKDNNEMDKIWILRRAISPACGKIAPTKISEDATVPRSKIADMIKGINLIAKKYSLKVIIFGHAGDGNLHPNILTDKRNEEEMKRVQDAIREIFELAINLGGTLSGEHGIGYMKAPFLRLEFDEGAIELGRAIKAALDPNSLLNPDKIFD